One Buteo buteo chromosome 4, bButBut1.hap1.1, whole genome shotgun sequence DNA segment encodes these proteins:
- the KAZALD1 gene encoding kazal-type serine protease inhibitor domain-containing protein 1 yields MSEAKTLSSSCLVLSLLSLHWASLQLGQAFPSTSNYLQRGWQRLLEEGEGCAECRPEECPAPRGCLAGTVRDACDCCWECANLEGQICDLDNTNHFYGKCGEHLECRLDAGDLRHGEVPEPQCACLSHLALCGSDGKTYAQICRFLEVTRAHPDANLTVAHEGPCESEPQITSPPYDTWNITGQDVIFGCEVFAYPMASIEWRKDGTEMLLPGDDPHISVQFRGGPQKYEVTGWLQIQGVRVTDEGTYRCFARNRVGEVVALASLTVFTPDQLNMTGFSPPKPRTTPEDYGESEEDYY; encoded by the exons ATGTCTGAAGCCAAGACCCTGAGCTCCTCTTGCCTCGTGCTTTCTTTGCTCTCCTTGCACTGGGCTTCGCTCCAGCTGGGCCAGGCTTTTCCCAGCACCTCCAACTACCTCCAGCGGGGCTGGCAGCggctgctggaggaaggagagggctgCGCCGAGTGCCGGCCGGAGGAGTGCCCGGCACCACGCGGGTGCCTGGCTGGCACGGTGCGGGATGCCTGTGACTGCTGCTGGGAGTGTGCCAACCTGGAGGGACAGATCTGCGACCTTGACAACACCAACCACTTCTATGGCAAGTGCGGGGAGCACCTGGAATGCCGGCTGGATGCCGGGGACCTGCGGCACGGAGAGGTGCCCGAGCCCCAGTGCGCCTGCCTCTCCCACCTGGCCCTCTGTGGCTCCGATGGCAAAACCTATGCCCAGATCTGCAGGTTCCTGGAGGTCACCCGTGCCCACCCCGATGCCAACCTCACCGTGGCCCACGAGGGTCCCTGCGAATCAG agcCCCAGATCACCTCCCCTCCCTATGACACATGGAACATCACTGGGCAGGATGTCATCTTCGGCTGTGAGGTTTTTGCCTACCCCATGGCGTCCATCGAGTGGAGGAAGGAtggcacagagatgctgctgcctggagaTGACCCCCACATCTCTGTCCAG TTCAGAGGTGGCCCCCAGAAATATGAAGTGACGGGCTGGCTCCAGATCCAGGGTGTGCGGGTGACGGACGAAGGCACCTACCGCTGCTTTGCCAGGAACAGGGTCGGGGAGGTGGTGGCGTTAGCCAGCCTGACCGTCTTCACGCCCG ATCAGCTCAACATGACGGGCTTTTCCCCGCCGAAGCCCCGCACAACGCCCGAGGACTACGGGGAGAGTGAGGAGGACTATTACTAG